The genomic stretch AAAGGTATTTTGGGGGCGTTGCCAGTTTTTACGGTACTCCCTTCCAGGGCGATAAGACTTTGACTCGGTAAACTTGCTTGCTAACTGCTTTCTGTATTGAGAGAATTTTTGTCTACTGAATCTTCTGTCCTGGGGCAACAGACCCGATTTGCCCCCTGTAACTCTTGAGATGGCCGCATCCATCTTGGGCCCGAATAAATTCTTTCCATCAAAAGGTATTTTCGACCAGGCCTGTTTCGATGTAGGATCTGCTGACCAGGGTTTCAGCCATAAATTTCTTTTCGCCATGACGGCATATAACATTGAACGACTGGCAGAGCGGACTATGTCCACACTGGCCTCACCCAAGAAGTCTGCCGATAATCTTAACTCATTTAAGCCAAACGTAACTTCATCCATCGATGCACCCCTTGCTATATCTCTTTGAACCTTGTCTATCCAAACTCTGTTAGCCTTTGCTACTGAGGTTAATGCAATAGCGGCCCGAGACGTTTCCCCTGAAGCTAAGTAGGATCTCTTCAGGTCCTGATCTATTTGCCGATCTAATACATCTTTAAAGGCCACAGCATCTTCTATCGGCAGGGTAACGTTCTTCACTATTCTCATTAATGATGCGTCTACAACAGGGCATGTCTGAATAAGTGCTTCATCCCGATCCTCCAAAGGATACATTTTTTGAAATTTATTCTTGAGAGAAGGTTTCTTGACTGTCTTCTCCCATTCTTCCAATATCACTTCCTTAATCTCCTCCATCAAAGGAAACGAAACTTTAGTTTTAGTCAGATGTTTGTAATATCGTCTTCTCTTGTTTTTTGGCGATGCCGCTTCATCCTGCCACTCTATTGCTGATCTTACACTTGAAATAAATGAAGGAACGAGGGAGAAAtcaaaacattccatttctatatTCGAATCCTCATCTGAGCTATCATCTTGTGATGAGTTTCTGGAGGAACGAGTGTCTGGAGAGTGACGGCTTTGACTGTGCGACATCTCTGCCACCGTATCCTTTACCACCTGCTTTATTAGCGTGGACACTTCCCTATCCTCCCTAGCAATGTCCAGGTGGCACAACTCGCAAACCTTCTTGTGGGGTAAAGCAGGTCTACCACAAATCCAACATTGATTCTTTTCCATGACTGGTCCAAAGGAGGTAGAAGGAATCACTCGATGGTCCGAATCTTCTGTTGACGACTGCGATCTTCTATTATCATATTGTTGTAATTGCTTAAGAGCCGAGGAACTTGACGAGGATTTTGATGATGCTAAATTGGACGATTTAATATCCGTAGGATGATCCTGCCGAGAATGCTGAAGCTCCGGATCCTGACGTCGTTGGGAAGATGCAACTGACTGATCCGTAGTCCCAAACGAGGATCTATGGGAGGCTTCCTCTTTCTGCTGCTCCACCTGACGATCCTCCTTGTCGCGTCTGAAAAAAGAGGGTAATCCCCTTAATCTCAGACCAATTTGATGCTCTTTTCAAAAAAATAATTACTTACCACCCTTACCTTTTAGATTTTGATTCACCCCCTTTATGCTTTCCCATGGCAGCTGGAATAAAATCAAAAGGTTGCTTTAGTGAAAAATCTATGCTGTACCtatcatcataaaaaacaaaaacttttattatattttttttttttttttttttttttttttttttttttttttttttttttttttttttttttttttcagtgtcaaCCTACATAAAACCCACTTCTAATATATATCCCCTTATTTACCTAGCAGGCTAGCAGGAGCCAACAGCCTAGTCCGGAGCGCACTGGAGAAACGACCTTCCAGCAGCGCTGCCCGCTCCTACTGACTCTCTTATAGAAGAGTCGGCTGAattcctgcctcctcctctgagaTCCGGAATTTGCCCATAACAAAGATGGCGGAATTACAACTTCCGCCCCGGGCCCACAAAGGCAGCTGAAATCTCGCGCGCGCGCGCGAGAACACCGCCCAATCACCCGGAGAGCTCCGCATCAGCGTCCTCCGACACCAGCAGGAGCCCACAGGAGGCAAACAACCGACGTGTGCCCAGGTATCATACCGACAGCCGAAGCGGGCGGCCATGCCAGACGAGAAGCACCCTAAGGTAACACGCTGCACAGACTATATACACACCTGAGCTACAGCAACCACAGCATGCCAGGgacccactgcatcctttagaTACATAGCGTGGCCGCAGGAGTTTGTATAAATGCCCCAGGGGGAGCCATAATCAATGGCTAGGGCTCTACTACTTTTAGGAGCCTTTAGCAACCTAAGTAGCAGACTACAGCAGGAGAGCCTGAACCTGCTGGTGCCGCAAAAAAAGAGCGGAGGTAAGGGACAAGTAGAACAACATCCATGGAATCCACTACTGGAGGCGAGGACGAAAAAAAGAATGGCAGTATGGGGGAGGGATAGTCTTTTAACATCTTTGGACATCCTACTGGGGCAAAGGAGGTGGGTCTTtgcccattagtatgctgacatggagacaCCATGAAAAAATAGCTATttcttaaagaaaagaaaaaccgaaCCCCTTTTTAGTTTGTACAACTTGTGGCCCACTCCCCAAACACATGCAAGAAAGTTCTCTGGTCAGATAAGGctaacattgtagtttttgacccTCATTGGAAATGCATTGCGTGGTACAAACCCATCGCTTCTCTTTGCTGTGAGATCACCATTCCCAACGTGAAGcacggtggtggcagcatcatgcttttaggagcgtaactagaggggagcagcacctgcgaatgcagggggcccagagttgTGGGGggtccaactactaaccttcccttcctccaatacagaggACTGTACTTCATATATGGTGTTTTTGTGGTTACAACAGATATGGGTGTGAagttcatgatggccacacttgtcttaTGACCCTTGTGAAATGGTTCCCagggccatgaagggcaccaaggggaggcaagggaaggggtgtgatcaTTGATCATGTGGGGCATCAAACTTttgctgggggggccccatgaactGTAGTTGTGCCACTGCATGGTATGTAGAGGTTTTTCATTCGCAGGTGTACAAAACTGGTCAGAATTGAAGACAAGGTTAATTGCACTAAAAACATGGAAATTCTTATGGAGAACCTGTTTCAGTCTGCCAGAGATGTAAGAGGGGTGAAGGTTCAACTTCCAGAAGGGCAATAACCTTAAACCAACTGCTAAATCTGCACAGGCATGATataaaggccccttttacacttgcagggtATACCTGCATTGCGGTACCCTATTTTCCACAAGTGgtcgcaaaagcaatgaaagtctatggagacttttacACTTACTAGGGTGCCTTGTGTTTCATTGGAAGCATCGGAGCTGACACAAAGGCAACAGCATTACTGCAAGCACTTAAcgcacggtgcttggggtaatggtaGTCTATGGACGATGCGCGTGGTGCGCCATGGTGTGTATATGATCCTGTCGGCACActttgctgcagggtcatatgtttgtaatTTTTTGCGTTAACCCCTTCTAACTTGAAGGGGTTAAAGCAGTTTTGAATTCAGGAATGAGTCAAAACCACAGTACTTATATGTGCTGAGCTTATAGAAACATGCTCCAAGAGACTTCCAACTGTAATTGTTGCAAAAGTTGGCTCTACAAACTATTGAATTGGGGGATGTATAACTATGCATACTCatgatttctgttttttttcttctaattgcactgcacccaatgtgaacattccataggaatatcattgcaatTGCCCTGTGTTGTGCATGAGTGGCGCAGGCTTGCTGCGCAGGCCAGGCATGGCTgtactcgcgcaggcgcagtacagctgcACTCATCGGTAATTTTTGGAGGGTCCTCATTTGgcaatgggggaccagaggacagagagggaagcctcattaggatccagaggctaatCCTAAGGATCCTCAGTCTTTTCCTGTATAGGCAGAGCCATGAGGCTAATGACACTCTGATGTAGTGGATTTATACAGCAATTACATGTGGAATTAAACTTTTCATTGTGTCCTGtactttgggtacactttaaaggctaCTAATATTAATCcacattaaggtgcccattaagggtaacattttttactaaatacaatcttttgatgcgatttttatgatacaaaataaacagaaggtaattattgattgttcacatttactgaacgattcgtccttcaaatttgatcataaaatccaacttttggatcgattttagcctatttagcaatcgaccaaagaatcattcCTTATTGATTGCCTTTATAAATGgtgaattttctatacaatttgatcatTAAAATCGCATTGAAAACATAGGTTTGTAAACCAATGAACCAGCAAGTTCAACAGCCTTCTACTTTTTTGTATGCTTCAGCAAGTGCCTGTATTGCGTAGCGGCCAGGAATGGTTAATGACatgaaaataattctgagttggattatgcaaatgttgtgtatatgtatatgataCAGTATAAATATATGGAGCTTGAAATAGACCAGTCAAACTGCACTTTAACCTGCATAAATGTGCACAATTCTACCTTCTCTTGtttgaatctcattgaccatccctagtagcaACTAGTAGTAGATCTGTTGTTCATCTACCCCTGTAGTGTGGGATATATAGGACAGCTTTCTTACTAAGCCATGATTATTCTTTGCAGCATGTTACTACAGTACTTGGACACTAGGGACTGAGTAGAAGGACTATGGCTATGTACAGTAACGTAACGGTGTCAAAGTTTTTGTATGTCTATTATTGACTATGCTTTCAATGTAGACACACAGTTTTTTGGTTCTGATGTGATTGCTGAGAGGCTTTAGTTTGTAAATGATTCAGACACAGCCACACGGTTTCACTTAGCTGCTGTCTGCTTGTGTTGCAACCTCTAATATGAAGCAGCCCGTCAGTGACTTGTGTGAACAGCATTCGTGGGTAGAGTAGTAAAGAAAGCTATGCTGACGTGAAAACAGAGAACGAATGGAGGGCTTTAGTTCAATGTGAGATTGCTAGAAGGCATCAGACAGCGTCAGTGAGGAGAAGCAATGCACATCTGAGAGGTAGGTGTGTTGTGGGCATGGAATGCTGGTTAGACGCTGCCTAAGCTGTAATTACTCATGTGCTGCCTCTAACAGTTCCTGTGAATTGCAGGTTGGATTACATGGGTGGGCCACTG from Hyperolius riggenbachi isolate aHypRig1 chromosome 2, aHypRig1.pri, whole genome shotgun sequence encodes the following:
- the LOC137547482 gene encoding uncharacterized protein → MGKHKGGESKSKRRDKEDRQVEQQKEEASHRSSFGTTDQSVASSQRRQDPELQHSRQDHPTDIKSSNLASSKSSSSSSALKQLQQYDNRRSQSSTEDSDHRVIPSTSFGPVMEKNQCWICGRPALPHKKVCELCHLDIAREDREVSTLIKQVVKDTVAEMSHSQSRHSPDTRSSRNSSQDDSSDEDSNIEMECFDFSLVPSFISSVRSAIEWQDEAASPKNKRRRYYKHLTKTKVSFPLMEEIKEVILEEWEKTVKKPSLKNKFQKMYPLEDRDEALIQTCPVVDASLMRIVKNVTLPIEDAVAFKDVLDRQIDQDLKRSYLASGETSRAAIALTSVAKANRVWIDKVQRDIARGASMDEVTFGLNELRLSADFLGEASVDIVRSASRSMLYAVMAKRNLWLKPWSADPTSKQAWSKIPFDGKNLFGPKMDAAISRVTGGKSGLLPQDRRFSRQKFSQYRKQLASKFTESKSYRPGREYRKNWQRPQNTFQRSTKARTSSATSNAVKPF